The window TCACCACGGCCGGATCCCCCGACGCTCGGCCGAACGGGTGAGCCGGGGCGCTCGGGGTGTCCGTCAGGGGTGCCGGGTGACGCGGTGTTCTGTGAGGTGGGCCAGGACCGCGTGGTTCGCCTCCCAGCCGTCCGGGAACTTCACCAGGGTGCCCAGCTGGACGGGTTCCGTGGACGGGTAGTCGTCCAGGAGGTCTTCCACGCCGGCCCGGCAGACCACGATGCAGGCGTGCCGGTGCCGGGACGCCAGGACGCACAGGCGGCCGGTCTCCAGGTGGAACGCGGTCGCGTCGGGGCGGCCGGAGAGCGGGTGCAGGACCACGGTGACGTCGTACTCACGGCCCTGGAGACGGTTCGCGGTGTCCACCGTCACGTCCCGCACGCCGAGGTCGGCCAGCGCCGCGCGGACCGCCGCCGCCTGGTCGCGGTGGGCCGTGCCGACGGCGATCCGGTCGGCGGTGAGGGGGGCGGGGTCCGGTGAGCGCTCCGAGACCGCCGCGCCGCCCCGGTCCAGCAGCCGCCGTACGACCAGCGCCACCGCGCGCACCGCCTCCGGGTCCGTGCGCGGGGTGTGCCGGGCGGGCAGCTCCAGCAGGCCCCAGCCGCACTCCGCCGCCTCGTCGATCACCCGGTCCGGGCCGGAGCCGTCGGAGGGCACCGCGAAGGCCAGCCGGCGGTCGCCGTGGCCGGTGCCGCTGCGGAACGGGGTGTACGGGTAGAACGCGGCGGAGACCAGGGGGGCCGCCGACGCCGGGAGCCGCCAGGACACCGGGAGGCGGTGCTGGGGAAGCTCCGGGTTGTGCGCCAGCAGGGTGGTGACCGCCGAGGCCGACGGGTCGTACGACAGGCCCGCCCACTGCTCGCTGCCGACGATCGCGAACGGGTCCAGCTGGCCCGGGTCGCCCACGAACAGCGCCCGTTCGAACAGGCCCGCCACGGCGAGCAGGGAGTCGGAGCGCATCTGGTACGCCTCGTCCACGATGGCGTGCCGCCAGGGCTCGTCCACCTTGACGTGCGCCCACTTCGCGGCCGTGGAGAGCACCACCGGCAGGCCGTTCAGGTCGGCCGCCTTCGCCGACGGGCGGACGTTCGGCAGGTCGTCCAGCGCCTTGTCGTACGGGTCGCTGTCACTGCTGTGCAGGCGGCCCACGGGCAGGTCCGGACTCTTCTCGGCGAGCCGCAGGACCAGATCGTCCACCTGGGCGTTCGTCTGGGCCACCACCATCAACGAGCGGCCGGCCCCGGCCAGTTCGAGGGCCGCGCGGACCACCAGGGTGGACTTGCCGGCGCCGGGCGGGGAGTCGACCACCACGCCCCGCTCCGTGCCGTGCAGCGTGTCGTGCAGGATCGCGTCGGTGGCGCGGGCGGCCGCGGCTCCGGGATCGAAGTCGACGGTCGTCACAGCACGTCCTCCTCGGTCACGGTGTCGGGGGCCTCCGCCGCGGGCTCGCCGGGCGGGCCGCCGTGCGTCCACGGCGTCTCCTCGGGGTCCGGCAGCTTCGCCCCGCCGCGCT of the Streptomyces sp. 1222.5 genome contains:
- a CDS encoding AAA domain-containing protein; the encoded protein is MTTVDFDPGAAAARATDAILHDTLHGTERGVVVDSPPGAGKSTLVVRAALELAGAGRSLMVVAQTNAQVDDLVLRLAEKSPDLPVGRLHSSDSDPYDKALDDLPNVRPSAKAADLNGLPVVLSTAAKWAHVKVDEPWRHAIVDEAYQMRSDSLLAVAGLFERALFVGDPGQLDPFAIVGSEQWAGLSYDPSASAVTTLLAHNPELPQHRLPVSWRLPASAAPLVSAAFYPYTPFRSGTGHGDRRLAFAVPSDGSGPDRVIDEAAECGWGLLELPARHTPRTDPEAVRAVALVVRRLLDRGGAAVSERSPDPAPLTADRIAVGTAHRDQAAAVRAALADLGVRDVTVDTANRLQGREYDVTVVLHPLSGRPDATAFHLETGRLCVLASRHRHACIVVCRAGVEDLLDDYPSTEPVQLGTLVKFPDGWEANHAVLAHLTEHRVTRHP